One Bemisia tabaci chromosome 7, PGI_BMITA_v3 DNA window includes the following coding sequences:
- the LOC140225010 gene encoding uncharacterized protein: protein MTKEKGKKRGRNLTMENTILGEALNSRPENLVEHYKGEMILSSSRERTKFLTNRELKCKEILPVAFSNAEELMRQIFETTIANEWVYSLNKLTESAEQLFNEMETFVDHYRKIGNINPSHEYVAILKRLVDRFRAKFGLVKHELILNFNIYTVPVWGHLYWGFLHALSILVQLSLRDDDGSGSIGIASETSISSLSDFVLILYNIDQILPCNVCLSHYQQIKGSGKIVSCLEVISTGYSIDGTKLFHSRITENIQHKHLSISPEYAKYSSPQFMSFDFLSLYSCFSDPIMNLRETIIKKINAPRVYWAAPHLTALVIITMSAYNVTFTEAFFYLLRLLTAVARDGEGYVRWRRDVDGSLPLRSTEEERKRFPAKSNFLSSGLMTLIQEPIDNLIKRLHATIEKQEISDDRLLTSLDFKRMFQNSVNLLRTYADGIENEQSRPAFLASQETAPAQLDIFISSAAQKLLLRPLLDFK, encoded by the coding sequence ATGACAAAGGAGAAaggtaaaaaaagaggaagaaatttgacaatggaAAATACGATTTTGGGAGAGGCGCTCAATTCCAGACCGGAAAACCTTGTTGAGCATTATAAGGGTGAAATGATTTTATCTTCGTCACGCGAACggacgaaatttttgacaaacagAGAGTTAAAATGCAAAGAAATCCTTCCAGTTGCGTTTTCTAACGCAGAAGAACTGATGAGACAAATCTTTGAAACAACGATTGCGAACGAATGGGTTTATTCGTTGAATAAATTAACCGAGTCTGCAGAGCAATTGTTTAACGAAATGGAGACTTTCGTCGATCATTATCGAAAAATTGGTAACATAAACCCGTCCCACGAATACGTGGCGATATTGAAACGATTAGTAGATCGATTCCGAGCCAAATTCGGCCTAGTTAAACACGAGTTAATACTGAATTTCAATATTTATACCGTCCCTGTATGGGGTCATCTATATTGGGGCTTTTTACATGCACTTTCGATCCTCGTGCAGTTGTCGTTAAGAGACGATGATGGGAGCGGATCAATTGGCATCGCCAGCGAAACTTCGATATCTTCATTGTCCGATTTCGTTCTTATTCTTTATAACATCGATCAAATCTTACCGTGTAACGTTTGTCTCTCTCATTACCAACAGATAAAAGGATCAGGAAAGATCGTTAGTTGCCTCGAAGTAATTTCTACCGGCTATTCGATTGACGGTACAAAATTGTTCCATTCGAGAATCACTGAAAACATTCAACATAAGCACTTAAGCATCTCGCCTGAATACGCGAAATACTCATCACCGCAATTTATGTCATTCGATTTCTTATCTTTGTATTCCTGTTTCAGTGATCCAATAATGAACTTACGAGAAACGatcataaagaaaataaacGCTCCCCGCGTTTATTGGGCCGCACCGCACCTAACGGCTCTTGTCATCATAACTATGAGCGCGTACAACGTTACATTCACAGAGGCTTTCTTTTATCTTTTGCGCCTTTTGACAGCAGTCGCACGAGACGGCGAGGGATACGTTCGTTGGCGTCGTGACGTTGATGGTTCTCTTCCTCTACGTTCAACCGAGGAGGAACGGAAAAGATTCCctgcaaaatcaaattttctatCCTCTGGCTTGATGACTTTAATCCAAGAGCCGATCGACAACTTGATAAAGCGACTGCATGCAACTATAGAAAAACAGGAAATTAGTGACGACCGCTTACTTACATCGTTGGATTTTAAGCGTATGTTTCAGAATTCGGTGAATCTACTCCGCACATATGCGGACGGAATAGAAAATGAGCAATCACGTCCTGCATTTCTCGCCTCTCAAGAGACTGCTCCCGCTCAACTGGACATTTTCATCTCATCTGCCGCTCAAAAATTACTACTGCGCCCATTATTGGATTTTAAGTAG